A genome region from Oxyura jamaicensis isolate SHBP4307 breed ruddy duck chromosome 25, BPBGC_Ojam_1.0, whole genome shotgun sequence includes the following:
- the HAX1 gene encoding LOW QUALITY PROTEIN: HCLS1-associated protein X-1 (The sequence of the model RefSeq protein was modified relative to this genomic sequence to represent the inferred CDS: substituted 1 base at 1 genomic stop codon) has product MLWCYWGYWCATGAAAAVTGVTGVAGGVTGVAGGVTGAAGGVTGVTGVTGAAGGVIGATGVTGTTGVAGVAAVLPLLLVLLGLLVSLVCYWGCGPRQAPGPLPRSAGAGPGRGEGVRGGPGPCPSPGPGPGGALRQRRFAAGPGGLLGRLPRLLRAPGGPQVPGRARDPPPPPPPGPPFPVSAPPPQAPGPPRDEAGDEAAEGLPRPPQPPDGFGFGPGPGGALEELLRDAGELLGAFGGAWAGLPPAIEPPLPGLGPGRPPRDSMLKHPDGPEGPRDPARPWSPLPGLEDAAPAPPERREDRDLDSXASSMGLGTLLRPDEPQPRSYFKSVSVTKVTLPDGAVEERRTVQDSHGCRKTAVTLRRGDQTFVTTTKEDGQGKDYREELLNVDDRDLAQFAGTWPQQDELHAPTLSDPSSVLGTFFRRWFSGW; this is encoded by the exons ATGCTCTGGTGTTACTGGGGTTACTGGTGCGCtactggggctgctgctgctgttactggGGTTACTGGGGTTGCTGGTGGTGTTACTGGGGTTGCTGGTGGTGTtactggggctgctggtggtgttACTGGGGTTACTGGTGTTACTGGAGCTGCGGGTGGTGTTATTGGGGCTACTGGTGTTACTGGGACCACTGGTGTTGCTGGGGTGGCTGCTGTGTTACCGCTGTTACTGGTGCTACTGGGCCTGCTGGTGTCACTGGTGTGTTACTGGGGCTGCGGCCCCCGGCAGGCCCCAGGACCCCTCCCCAGAagcgccggggccgggccgggccgtggcGAGGGGGTGCGGGGAGGCCCCGGGCCGTGTCCCAgccccggtcccggccccgggggcgcTTTGCGGCAGCGGCGCTTTGCGGCCGGGCCCGGTGGGCTTTTAGGACGCCTTCCGCGGCTTCTTCGGGCTCCCGGGGGGCCACAGGTACCGGGACGGGCTcgggatccccccccccccccccccccaggacccccttTCCCGGTCTCAGCCCCCCCTCCGCAGGCCCCGGGACCGCCGCGGGACGAGGCCGGGGACGAGGCCGCCGAGGGCCTCCCCCggccgccgcagccccccgaTGGCTTCGGCttcggccccggccccggcggcgcCCTCGAGGAGCTGCTCCGGGACGCGGGCGAGCTCCTGGGCGCCTTCGGGGGAGCCTGGgccgggctccccccggccATAG agccccccctgcccgGCCTCGGCCCCGGGCGGCCGCCGCGCGACTCGATGCTGAAACACCCGGACGGCCCCGAGGGCCCCCGAGACCCTGCCCGGCCCTGGAGCCCCCTCCCGGGG CTGGAGGACgctgccccggcccctccgGAGCGCAGGGAGGACCGAG ATCTGGACTCGTAGGCGTCCTccatggggctgggcaccctcCTGAGGCCCGatgagccccagccccgctcctaCTTCAAGAGCGTCTCCGTCACCAAAGTGACGCTGCCTGATGGG GCGGTGGAGGAGCGCCGCACCGTGCAGGACAGCCACGGCTGCCGCAAGACAGCCGTCACCCTCCGGAGGGGCGACCAGACCTTCGTCACCACCACCAAGGAGGACGGGCAGGGCAAGGACTACCGCGAGGAGCTGCTCAACGTGGATGACC GGGACCTGGCGCAGTTCGCAGGCACGTGGCCGCAGCAGGACGAGCTCCACGCTCCCACCCTGAGCGACCCCTCGTCCGTGCTGGGCACCTTCTTCCGCCGCTGGTTCTCCGGCTGGTAG
- the AQP10 gene encoding aquaporin-10 isoform X1, whose product MLPAPDPSGPQLPAPLPHSVAGAHLNPAFSLCMCLLGQLPLWKFPIFVAVQTLGSFIAAGAVYALYYDAIQFYSNGTLAASGPLETASIFATYPAKYLSLSNGFLDQVMGTALLIVGILAITDTRNKGVPEGLEPVAVALLVFSIEVSMGSNCGCPMNPARDFGPRLFTYVAGWGAEVFSRDNAWWWVPVVAPLLGAAVGTALYQLLVAFHHPAENGGGGARGAKGDGGSSSSTTIPLGAGPWDK is encoded by the exons atGCTGCCGGCTCCGGATCCTTCAggtccccagctcccagcccctcttCCCCATTCTGTTGCAGGGGCTCACCTGAACCCAGCTTTCTCCCTCTGCATGTgcctgctggggcagctcccgCTGTGGAAATTTCCCATTTTCGTGGCCGTGCAGACCTTGGGATCTTTCATCGCCGCCGGAGCCGTCTACGCCCTGTACTATG ACGCCATCCAGTTCTACAGCAACGGGACCCTCGCCGCCTCCGGCCCCCTGGAAACCGCCTCCATCTTCGCCACGTACCCCGCCAAGTACCTCTCCCTCTCCAATGGCTTCTTGGACCAG GTGATGGGCACGGCGCTGCTGATCGTGGGCATCCTGGCCATCACCGACACCCGCAACAAGGGCGTCCCCGAGGGCCTGGAGCCGGTGGCCGTGGCCCTGCTGGTTTTCTCCATCGAGGTCTCCATGGGCTCCAACTGCGGCTGCCCCATGAACCCCGCGCGGGATTTCGGGCCCCGGCTCTTCACCTACGTGGCGGGCTGGGGCGCGGAGGTCTTCAG CAGGGACAACGCCTGGTGGTGGGTGCCGGTGGTGGCCCCGCTGCTGGGGGCGGCCGTGGGCACGGCGCTCTACCAGCTCCTCGTGGCCTTCCACCACCCGGCGGAGAACGGCGGCGGCGGTGCCCGGGGGGCCAAGGGGgacggcggcagcagcagcagcaccaccatcCCCCTGGGAGCCGGGCCCTGGGACAAGTGA
- the AQP10 gene encoding aquaporin-10 isoform X2 encodes MLPAPDPSGPQLPAPLPHSVAGAHLNPAFSLCMCLLGQLPLWKFPIFVAVQTLGSFIAAGAVYALYYDAIQFYSNGTLAASGPLETASIFATYPAKYLSLSNGFLDQVMGTALLIVGILAITDTRNKGVPEGLEPVAVALLVFSIEVSMGSNCGCPMNPARDFGPRLFTYVAGWGAEVFRDNAWWWVPVVAPLLGAAVGTALYQLLVAFHHPAENGGGGARGAKGDGGSSSSTTIPLGAGPWDK; translated from the exons atGCTGCCGGCTCCGGATCCTTCAggtccccagctcccagcccctcttCCCCATTCTGTTGCAGGGGCTCACCTGAACCCAGCTTTCTCCCTCTGCATGTgcctgctggggcagctcccgCTGTGGAAATTTCCCATTTTCGTGGCCGTGCAGACCTTGGGATCTTTCATCGCCGCCGGAGCCGTCTACGCCCTGTACTATG ACGCCATCCAGTTCTACAGCAACGGGACCCTCGCCGCCTCCGGCCCCCTGGAAACCGCCTCCATCTTCGCCACGTACCCCGCCAAGTACCTCTCCCTCTCCAATGGCTTCTTGGACCAG GTGATGGGCACGGCGCTGCTGATCGTGGGCATCCTGGCCATCACCGACACCCGCAACAAGGGCGTCCCCGAGGGCCTGGAGCCGGTGGCCGTGGCCCTGCTGGTTTTCTCCATCGAGGTCTCCATGGGCTCCAACTGCGGCTGCCCCATGAACCCCGCGCGGGATTTCGGGCCCCGGCTCTTCACCTACGTGGCGGGCTGGGGCGCGGAGGTCTTCAG GGACAACGCCTGGTGGTGGGTGCCGGTGGTGGCCCCGCTGCTGGGGGCGGCCGTGGGCACGGCGCTCTACCAGCTCCTCGTGGCCTTCCACCACCCGGCGGAGAACGGCGGCGGCGGTGCCCGGGGGGCCAAGGGGgacggcggcagcagcagcagcaccaccatcCCCCTGGGAGCCGGGCCCTGGGACAAGTGA
- the CHRNB2 gene encoding neuronal acetylcholine receptor subunit beta-2 — protein MVSLAQLISVHEREQIMTTNVWLTQEWEDYRLTWKPEDFDNMKKVRLPSKHIWLPDVVLYNNADGMYEVSFYSNAVISYDGSIFWLPPAIYKSACKIEVKHFPFDQQNCTMKFRSWTYDRTEIDLVLKSEVASLDDFTPSGEWDIVALPGRRNENPDDSTYVDITYDFIIRRKPLFYTINLIIPCILITSLAILVFYLPSDCGEKMTLCISVLLALTVFLLLISKIVPPTSLDVPLVGKYLMFTMVLVTFSIVTSVCVLNVHHRSPTTHTMPPWVRTLFLHKLPALLFMKQPRQNCARQRLRQRRHTQERATATLFLRASAHACACYANPGAAKAEGLNGYRERQGQAPPPPAPCGCGLEEAVEGVRFIADHMRSEDDDQSVSEDWKYVAMVIDRLFLWIFVFVCVFGTVGMFLQPLFQNYATNSLLQLGQGTPTSK, from the exons ATGGTGTCGCTGGCGCAGCTCATCAGCGTG CACGAGCGGGAGCAGATCATGACCACCAACGTGTGGCTGACGCAG GAATGGGAGGACTACCGCCTCACCTGGAAGCCGGAGGACTTCGACAACATGAAGAAGGTTCGCCTGCCCTCCAAGCACATCTGGCTGCCTGACGTGGTGCTCTACAACAA CGCCGACGGGATGTACGAGGTGTCCTTCTACTCCAACGCGGTGATCTCCTACGACGGCAGCATCTTCTGGCTGCCGCCCGCCATCTACAAAAGCGCCTGCAAGATCGAGGTGAAGCACTTCCCCTTCGACCAGCAGAACTGCACCATGAAGTTCCGCTCCTGGACCTACGACCGCACTGAGATCGACCTGGTGCTGAAGAGCGAGGTGGCCAGCCTCGACGACTTCACGCCCAGCGGCGAGTGGGACATCGTGGCGCTGCCGGGGCGGCGCAACGAGAACCCCGATGACTCCACCTACGTGGACATCACCTACGACTTCATCATCCGGCGCAAGCCGCTCTTCTACACCATCAACCTCATCATCCCCTGCATCctcatcacctccctggccatCCTCGTCTTCTACCTCCCGTCCGACTGCGGCGAGAAGATGACGCTCTGCATCTCCGTCCTGCTCGCCCTCACCGTCTTCCTGCTGCTCATCTCCAAGATCGTGCCGCCCACCTCGCTGGATGTGCCGCTGGTGGGCAAGTACCTCATGTTCACCATGGTACTGGTGACCTTCTCCATCGTCACCAGCGTCTGCGTGCTCAACGTGCACCACCGCTCGCCCACCACGCACACCATGCCGCCCTGGGTGCGCACCCTCTTCCTTCACAAGCTCCCGGCGCTGCTCTTCATGAAGCAGCCGCGGCAGAACTGCGCGCGGCAGCGCCTGCGCCAGCGCCGGCACACCCAGGAGCGCGCCACCGCCACGCTCTTCCTCCGGGCCAGCGCCCACGCCTGCGCCTGCTACGCCAACCCCGGAGCCGCCAAGGCCGAGGGGCTCAACGGCTACCGGGAGCGGCAGGGGCAggcgccgccccccccggccccctgcgGCTGCGGGTTGGAGGAGGCAGTGGAGGGCGTGCGCTTCATCGCCGACCACATGCGCAGCGAGGACGATGACCAGAGC GTGAGCGAAGACTGGAAGTACGTGGCCATGGTCATCGACCGCCTCTTCTTGTGGATCTTTGTCTTCGTCTGCGTCTTCGGCACCGTCGGCATGTTCCTCCAGCCCCTCTTCCAGAACTACGCCACCaactccctgctgcagctcggCCAGGGCACCCCCACCTCCAAATAG